One stretch of Lucilia cuprina isolate Lc7/37 chromosome 6, ASM2204524v1, whole genome shotgun sequence DNA includes these proteins:
- the LOC111675342 gene encoding dynein axonemal assembly factor 3 homolog → MFWGLSEALDLFSEYLNIFKYKDESDSQEDKEKSSECQHGNSIPLKEEINILLFGANDPRHVIKTMAKIYTHKLQEVSTTLNFYIIDGCIEVVARNMVLIGIALESPEILNLRTKVHLFMDIYGNALMRASSCHYLEVKTRSLLNAVTDEVYLHKMIPMFNIDHMKYRERDGLETSFSFWLSKQHHIFKIEEYWNGRLKKLMGERYDYREGQFDWDLNMVLKERKGNQICSQEYRYWRETGIAFTFPEYEYSKSNKTLSAGLIRNGNQFIHRGYIGDIQTGPFVAFGLSTNDERMNKSIHGENDYRSTDITERNLLELFHELATQTIYNHDVTQSRKYGSIRLKMANRLIHNEADTKIIKDYDKPWINIDRVKIHFLSSDDILALQKNVNGQWSTFFDIAFVGHNYFTFLQDSFVNVLSAQSLLIMETKLLSTSRKEVINDFEEKLFDFAKRNHFHDVINYKALNMKNSFLKFKRTFNLSQ, encoded by the exons atgtTTTGGGGTTTAAGTGAAGCACTCGATTTATTTAGCGAAtatctaaatattttcaaatataaggATGAAAGCGACAGTCAAGAAGATAAAGAAAAGTCCTCGGAATGTCAACATGGAAATAGTATTCCCCTTAAAGAAGAGATAAACATACTGCTTTTTGGGGCAAATGATCCACGACATGTAATTAAGACAATGGCTAAAATATACACCCACAAGCTGCAAGAAGTGTCGACAACTTTAAATTTCTACATTATAGATGGCTGCATCGAGGTAGTAGCTCGAAATATGGTCTTAATAGGTATAGCATTAGAAAGCCCTGAAATTTTAAATCTTCGAACAAAAGTGCATTTATTTATGGACATATACGGAAATGCGTTAATGCGCGCTTCATCTTGTCATTACCTAGAGGTTAAGACCAGGTCCTTGCTCAACGCAGTAACCGATGaagtttatttacataaaatgatACCAATGTTTAATATTGATCATATGAAATATCGGGAACGTGATGGTTTAGAAACGTCTTTCAGTTTTTGGCTATCAAAACAAcaccatatttttaaaatcgaaGAATACTGGAATGGTCGACTAAAAAAACTAATGGGAGAGCGATATGACTACAGAGAAGGACAATTTGACTGGGATCTTAATATGGTTTTAAAGGAACGAAAAGGAAATCAAATATGTTCACAG GAATACCGTTATTGGCGAGAAACTGGAATTGCTTTCACATTTCCGGAATATGAATACAGTAAATCGAACAAAACATTATCGGCTGGGTTAATTCGCAATGGTAATCAATTTATTCATCGTGGTTATATTGGCGATATTCAAACCGGGCCTTTTGTAGCATTTGGTTTAAGCACAAATGATGAACGAATGAATAAATCCATACATGGAGAAAATGACTATCGATCAACGGACATTACCGAACGAAACCTGCTCGAGTTATTTCATGAGTTAGCAACGCAGACAATATACAATCATGATGTTACTCAGTCGCGTAAATATGGCTCAATACGACTTAAAATGGCTAATCGCTTGATACATAACGAGGctgatacaaaaattataaaggaTTATGATAAACCTTGGATAAATATTGATCGAGTTAAGATACATTTTTTATCGTCAGATGATATTTTAGCACTACAAAAAAACGTAAACGGTCAATGGTCAACGTTTTTCGACATAGCCTTTGTAGGGCACAACTATTTTACATTTCTTCAAGATAGctttgttaatgttttaagtGCACAATCTCTTTTAATAATGGAGACAAAATTATTATCGACATCACGAAAGGAGGTTATAAATGACTTCGAAGAGAAACTTTTTGATTTCGCCAAACGAAACCATTTTCATGATGTTATTAATTACAAAGCTTTAAATATGaagaattcatttttaaaattcaaacgtACTTTCAATTTATCTCAATAA
- the LOC111675345 gene encoding mitochondrial ribonuclease P protein 1 homolog: protein MLKNLLKINVVRPLNRQREQITHFGTRLKATNEFSGDLRSSQTNQVPAKIHSNPFAREMSNNNDSVLNDVGSINPNIELTEDEKKKRLKVLQLEVDIANQEGRRVPSLEFLKDHHWEHVLTLSSKSARMKYYSFLWQVEMKKESKQRKKEERAVASQERMEKVRQERAENPHIVYGLGHVSMFLRVYDSTINNWMNHRLIRAMQFSPKIVLDCSYDDHMTKREAENAAKQLMLCFAENRAHDDPFDLHYCNVNLDTPCMKSLQRYIPTMLNPEFPINIHQKCFTEIFPKESLVYLTPHCRTDLVEYNHDDVYIVGAMVDTVNNEPLSLAKAKRLGLRMARLPLDHYLQWGAGSGKSLTLNQMVNIMLDLKHTRDWMAALRHVPRRKVIDLKKDAENFRNKLNKHANRVNVRIDRLLRNEDDSIEYNHKNKIRSHKNDLQFNLSTWGSKKKERQ, encoded by the exons ATGTTAAAAAATCTCCTAAAAATAAATGTGGTGAGGCCGCTTAACCGCCAACGAGAACAAATTACACATTTCGGTACTCGATTGAAAGCAACAAATGAGTTTTCAGGTGACCTGAGAAGCTCGCAAACAAATCAGGTGCCGGCGAAGATACATTCAAATCCATTTGCACGTGAAATGTCGAATAATAATGATAGTGTACTGAATGATGTTGGATCTATTAATCCTAATATTGAACTTACTGaagatgaaaagaaaaaacgGTTAAAGGTTTTACAACTAGAGGTTGACATCGCAAATCAGGAAGGACGGCGTGTTCCGTCTTTAGAATTCTTAAAGGACCATCACTGGGAGCACGTTTTAACATTATCATCTAAATCTGCTCGTATGAAGTATTATAGTTTCCTGTGGCaagttgaaatgaaaaaagaatCTAAACAACGCAAAAAAGAAGAGAGAGCGGTGGCATCACAAGAACGAATGGAGAAAGTACGTCAGGAGAGAGCAGAAAATCCTCACATTGTTTATGGCTTAGGCCACGTTTCAATGTTTTTAAGAGTTTACGATTCGACAATTAATAATTGGATGAATCACAG ACTTATAAGGGCTATGCAGTTTTCTCCAAAAATCGTATTAGACTGCTCATATGATGACCATATGACAAAAAGAGAAGCAGAAAACGCTGCAAAACAATTAATGCTTTGTTTTGCTGAGAATCGAGCCCACGATGATCCTTTCGACCTGCACTATTGTAATGTTAATCTGGACACACCTTGTATGAAAAGTTTACAACGATATATACCAACAATGTTAAATCCAGAATTTCCAATAAATATTCACCAGAAATGTTTTACAGAAATATTCCCCAAAGAGAGTTTGGTCTATTTGACTCCTCATTGCCGCACGGATCTAGTTGAATATAATCATGATGATGTTTATATTGTAGGCGCTATGGTTGATACT GTTAACAATGAGCCATTGTCTCTGGCAAAGGCCAAGAGACTGGGTTTACGAATGGCACGTTTACCTCTTGATCATTACTTGCAGTGGGGTGCTGGTTCAGGGAAATCTCTTACCCTAAATCAAATGGTTAATATTATGTTGGATCTTAAACATACTAGAGATTGGATGGCAGCACTGCGACACGTTCCGCGTCGAAAAGTAATCGACTTGAAAAAAGATGCAGAGAAttttagaaacaaattaaataaacatgcaAACCGTGTGAACGTTCGTATTGATCGATTATTGCGGAATGAAGACGACAGTATAGAATAtaaccacaaaaataaaatacgttCCCATAAGAATGACTTACAGTTTAATTTATCGACATGGGGctctaaaaagaaagaaaggcAATGA
- the LOC111675344 gene encoding pre-mRNA-processing factor 19: MSLICAITNEVPDTPVISPHSGAIFEKRIIEKYILENGVDPITGKEMKAEELIEVKTPPIVKPKPPTATSIPATLKTLQDEWDALMLHSFTQRQQLQTTRQELSHALYQHDAACRVIARLNKEVAAAREALATLKPQVGIGATIAPTSIPQPAIASEAAGLAAQPIEQAGMSAEIIQKLQDKATVLTQERKKRGRTVPEELVTQDQIKTFLTVASHPGLHSASIPGILALDINSADHSKILTGGNDKNATVFNKDTEQVVAILKGHTKKITKVIYHPDEDTVITGSPDMSIRIWNVPTSQTQLLLRCHDGPITGLSLHPTGDYVLSTSSDKHWSFSDIRTGRLLTKVIDTAEVGLTTAQFHPDGLIFGTGTDDSQVKIWDLKEQSNVANFPGHTGPISAISFSENGYYLATAADDACVKLWDLRKLKNFKTIQLDDTYEVKDLCFDQSGTYLAIAGTDVRVYMCKQWQDLKVFNDHTALATGVRFGKNAQYIASTSMDRTLKLYSID, translated from the exons ATGTCCTTGATTTGTGCAA TTACAAATGAGGTGCCCGATACTCCTGTTATATCTCCACATTCGGGTGCTATTTTCGAGAAACgaataatagaaaagtatatattaGAAAATGGTGTTGATCCCATTACCGGCAAAGAAATGAAAGCGGAAGAATTAATTGAAGTGAAAACACCACCAATTGTAAAACCGAAGCCTCCTACCGCTACAAGCATTCCCGCTACATTGAAAACATTACAAGACGAATGGGACGCTTTAATGTTGCACTCGTTTACGCAGAGGCAGCAGTTGCAAACAACACGCCAGGAGTTGTCGCACGCTCTTTATCAACATGATGCTGCTTGTCGTGTAATAGCGCGTCTTAACAAAGAGGTGGCAGCTGCGCGAGAAGCGTTAGCTACATTGAAACCTCAGGTTGGCATAGGGGCAACTATTGCTCCAACGTCCATTCCACAGCCTGCAATCGCTTCGGAAGCAGCCGGTCTTGCAGCACAGCCTATTGAACAGGCTGGAATGAGTGCAGAAATTATTCAAAAGCTTCAGGATAAGGCCACTGTTCTTACACAGGAAAGAAAAAAACGTGGTCGCACTGTACCAGAAGAATTAGTAACTCAAGATCAAATCAAGACATTTCTTACTGTGGCTTCACATCCAGGCTTGCATTCAGCTTCTATACCAGGTATATTAGCATTGGATATCAACAGTGCAGATCACAGCAAAATTTTGACGGGTGGTAATGACAAGAATGCCACTGTATTTAACAAGGACACGGAACAAGTTGTTGCCATACTCAAGggtcatacaaaaaaaattaccaaagtTATATATCACCCTGACGAGGATACTGTTATTACGGGATCTCCTGATATGTCTATTCGCATTTGGAACGTACCAACTTCCCAGACACAATTGCTATTACGCTGTCACGATGGTCCAATAACTGGATTATCTTTACATCCAACGGGTGATTACGTTCTTTCCACTTCTTCGGACAAACACTGGTCATTTTCTGATATTCGTACTGGTCGTTTACTAACAAAG GTTATTGACACAGCAGAGGTTGGTTTAACCACAGCTCAGTTTCACCCAGATGGTTTAATTTTTGGTACCGGCACTGATGATTCACAAGTGAAAATTTGGGATCTTAAGGAACAAAGTAATGTTGCAAACTTTCCAGGACATACAGGTCCTATATCAGCAATTTCATTTTCTGAGAATGGTTATTACCTTGCTACAGCAGCCGATGATGCTTGCGTCAAATTGTGGGATTTGcgtaaacttaaaaattttaaaacaatacaacTAGACGATACTTATGAAGTAAAAGATTTATGTTTTGATCAAAGTGGAACATATTTAGCAATAGCAGGCACTGATGTCAG